TGCGGTGCCTCAACCAAGCCAGGCGCTGGGAACTGCGGTATCGACGCTCCAACCGCTCGCAACGCAGGCCGCGACCTTGCCCAAAGGACAGCGCATCCGCGTGCGGACCGATGTGATCGACGCCGAACTGGATACCATCGGCGGTGATCTGCGCAAAGTCGTGCTGCTGCGCCATGGCGCCACCGAGGATCGTCGCAAACCCATGGTGCTGCTGGCGGACGACCCTCCCCATTGGTATGTTGCGCAAAGTGGCTTGCTGGGCAAGGGGCTACCGACCCATAAGGAGGTCTTCCGCGCCGACCGTAGCGCCTATACCCTGACACCAGAGGCGCAGACGGTGGACGTTCGCTTGACTTGGGAGGCCCCGGGCGGGCTGCGGGTGGACAAGGTCTATACATTCCGGCGTGGCAGCTACCTCATTGGTTTGCGCTACGAGATTCACAACACCGGCACTGCGCCGCTGGCAGCCGACGCCTATTTCCAGTTCTTGCGCGACGATACACCGCCGGCGGGGGAGTCCAGCCTGATGCCCACCTATACCGGTCCGGCTGTGTACACTGAGGCCGACAAATTCCACAAAATACCCTTCTCCGACATCGCCAAGGGCAAGCCGTCGGTGAAAGCCCGGGATGGCTGGGTGGCCATGCTGCAGCACTATTTCCTCGCGGCTTATCTCCCGCCGGCCGGCCCGGAGCGGGAGTACTATACGCGCAAGCTCGCCGATCATCTCTATGCCGTTGGCGTCATTCTCCCGGTCGGGCAAATCGCGCCGGGCGCCACGGCGGTGCTGAACACCGGCCTCTACGTGGGCCCCCAGGACCAGGAAACCCTGAAAACCCTCGCCCCCGGTCTCGATTTGGCGGTGGACTATGGCATGCTCACCATCATTGCCAAGCCCCTATTTTGGCTGCTCAAGACCCTGCATGGGCTGTTCGGCAACTGGGGCTGGGCCATCATCGCCCTCACCGTCTTGATCAAGCTGGTTTTTTATCCCCTCTCCGCCGCGAGCTATCGCTCCATGGCCAAGATGAAGGCGGTCGCGCCGCGCCTGCAGCAGATCAAGGAACGGTACGGTGACGATCGCCAGAAATTGCACCAGGCCATGATGGAGCTTTACAAGAGCGAGAGAATCAATCCCATGGGGGGCTGTCTGCCTGTCCTGATTCAAATCCCGGTGTTCATCGCCCTCTACTGGGTGCTGCTCTACAGCGTGGAGATGCGTCATGCCCCGTTCGCGCTGTGGATCCAGGATCTTACCGCGCCCGATCCCTATTACGTGCTGCCCGTGCTCATGGGCCTGTCCATGATCGTGCAGACCAAGCTCAATCCGACCCCGCCGGACCCCATCCAGGCCAAGGTCATGATGATCATGCCCATCGTTTTCTCGGTCATGTTCTTCTTCTTCCCGGCGGGCCTGGTGCTCTACTGGCTGGTGAACAATCTCCTTTCCATCCTCCAGCAGTGGCG
Above is a genomic segment from Thiobacter sp. AK1 containing:
- the yidC gene encoding membrane protein insertase YidC, which gives rise to MDTQRLILFIVFSFSLLLLWQAWQDYNGAKVGVAPAPRQGSTDAVPQPSQALGTAVSTLQPLATQAATLPKGQRIRVRTDVIDAELDTIGGDLRKVVLLRHGATEDRRKPMVLLADDPPHWYVAQSGLLGKGLPTHKEVFRADRSAYTLTPEAQTVDVRLTWEAPGGLRVDKVYTFRRGSYLIGLRYEIHNTGTAPLAADAYFQFLRDDTPPAGESSLMPTYTGPAVYTEADKFHKIPFSDIAKGKPSVKARDGWVAMLQHYFLAAYLPPAGPEREYYTRKLADHLYAVGVILPVGQIAPGATAVLNTGLYVGPQDQETLKTLAPGLDLAVDYGMLTIIAKPLFWLLKTLHGLFGNWGWAIIALTVLIKLVFYPLSAASYRSMAKMKAVAPRLQQIKERYGDDRQKLHQAMMELYKSERINPMGGCLPVLIQIPVFIALYWVLLYSVEMRHAPFALWIQDLTAPDPYYVLPVLMGLSMIVQTKLNPTPPDPIQAKVMMIMPIVFSVMFFFFPAGLVLYWLVNNLLSILQQWRINSLLGGETKGGTK